A window of Gasterosteus aculeatus chromosome 9, fGasAcu3.hap1.1, whole genome shotgun sequence contains these coding sequences:
- the scoca gene encoding short coiled-coil protein A, with translation MNCDIDGDMENQVEMEEKTRLINQVLELQHTLEDLSARVDAVKEENLKLKSENQVLGQYIENLMSASSVFQTTDTKGKRK, from the exons ATGAACTGCGATATAGATG GAGACATGGAGAAccaggtggagatggaggagaagacgaGGTTAATAAATCAAGTGTTGGAACTTCAGCACACGCTAGAAG ACCTGTCAGCGCGGGTCGACGCAGTCAAGGAGGAGAACCTGAAGTTGAAATCGGAGAACCAAGTCCTCGGGCAGTACATTGAGAACCTCATGTCTGCCTCCAGCGTCTTTCAGACCACCGACACTAAGGGCAAACGGAAGTGA